The DNA region acagtacacagtgggtaaaagggaacgattcactcctgtctgcgaCTGCACAGCCAGATTTGGTGGAGGGCAGAGTTTTCGGAGGGTTGTCGAcctggaagagattacagagataggaaaggggggctgaggccatggagggttttgaaagcaaggataaacattttaaaaatccagATGTCGACTGCGTTAATCGATTGTACACAGAGAGGCGAAGGAAATAATTTGTGTTCAATAAAATTGAACGAGATGGTTGGATTGAAATCGTTTTTATGAAAACCTTTTTATCCCTAGTAAATCAATGCAACATTTGAAACACTCTGAGACCGTCTGATTTGACCAGAAACGACATAAATGCAAAGTATAATATATTATTTTATGTATCGTACATGTAACACAAACTGGGTTATAATTTCAGGGCTGTCGATAACCGAGATGGTGATTCCGATATCACACTGCGCTGTCTCTGCTCTGTCTCAATTCCTGTTCACACCTCAGTCCCCTTAAATAAACTCACACCCAGTGTGTCAGCACTTGCAGTAAGAGCAGACTGACAGGGACCCCTTTCAAACAGaatctctccgtcagggaccccctttaaagagggagtctctccatcagggaccccctttaaaaggggaatctctccatcagggaccccttaaaagagggagtctcaccatcagggaccccttttaaagagagagtctcaccatcagggaccccttttaaagagggagtccccccatcagggaccccttttaaagagagagtctccccatcagggaccccttttaaagagggagtctccccatcagggaccccttttaaagagggagtctctcaatTACAGACCcctttaaagggggagtctccccatcagggaccccttttaaagagggagtctccccatcagggaccccttttaaagagggagtctcaccatcagggaccccttttaaagagggagtctcccatcagggaccccttttaaagagggagtctccccatcaaggaccccttttaaagagagagtctccccatcagggaccccttttaaagagagagtctctccatcagggaccccttttaaagagagaatctccccatcagggaccccttttaaagagggagtctctccatcagggaccccttttaaagagggagtctccccatcaaggaccccttttaaagagagagtctccccatcagggaccccttttaaagagggagtctccccatcagagaggAATTGGGAAATGTGATGAAATCCGTGGGTGTGTGGGAgctgtggggtgggaggggaggtgggagggggtgcgggaggggaggtgggaggtgaTGGGGGTGTTTACGAGACCGAGCAGGAATTGAGTCAAGGGGTTGCCGCTCCTGGTCTGTAACACGTGACCTCCCGTCTGGACGGAGCAGGTGAGcgcggggtggtggtggtgggggttttGGTACGACGCCCCCCTTGGTCGAATAACCGGCCAACCTCACCGTCGGCATAACGGGCTCGCGCCTCCAGAGACCGTCCCCCCCGGGGACGTGTGCTTGTGGGGTGGAGGGCCTTTGGGAGGGGAGCGGAAGGAGATttcgggggggagggcgggggttggagggggagtggggaggcacCTCGGCCCTGTCTGCCATCCAGTGACTCCCCCgctgccctctctcccctcccctccccgtcggCTGGTTGTTtcttgtggctcatccaggatcTGCCTCCCCCCCTCTAAGGGACGTGTGGATGGAGACGAGGTTTCACCCAGTCGAGCAGCTGGTGACCGTGTCCCGTGGGACTGtttttgcacccccccccaccccccccacaaccccggaATGAGCGACTAGCCCGagaggaggggttgggggggaatggggggggggggttgggtttaGGGCGACAAGTGGGCGGCGGTGAGGTCGAAGGTCATCGGTCTCCGCGGCTACCACcgcgccccccacccaccccccacccccccccgccctcacccGGGGCGGGCGACGTAATCGTGGCAGGTGGCCCCTCCCAGGTAGGGGCCGCAGGTCAGGGAGATGTCAAAGGTCAGGCTGCCGTAGCTGAAGTAGCAGATCTCGGCATGGAGGCCAGAGGTCAGGGTTCGCTCGCAGGCCCCCAGGAGGTCGTCGTCGTAGCCGCTGTCCCGGTCCCAGGCCTCCACCGTCAGCTTGAGCTGGGGTTCGACCTGGAGGTCGCCCAGGTCAAGCGTCACGTCCCAGACTgggttgttgttgttcttgaccACGGCGGTTGAGGCCTTGAGTTTGGGCCCGTACGAGACCTTGACGTAGGCGTCCGTGGCGGTGGTGTAGTCCCCCCAGAGGTCGCGGCCTTGCTTGACCGTCACCTGGAGCTTGCCCCAACCCTTCCCCTTGGAGCAGCAAAGCTTGTCCACCCGACTGTCCTCCCGGCAGCTGCAGGAGCAAGGGTCCCGCTGGCCCGCCCGGGCGCCAGCCGGGCAGCCGTGCCCCGTGCAGTTGCGCCCCTGCCCGCTCCGCACGATGTACCGGCTGATGGCCTCGCGCAGGTTGGCGTGGCGAGGGTCCCCCCGCCTCACCAGGTGGTGCAGGGGCTCCAGCACGTGGTAGATGACACCTGGCTGGCTCGCCAAACTCTCAAGCCAGGACGAAAAAGCCGAGGAGTCGTCCGAGTAGAACAGATCCACCCCAGCGCTGGCCATGCCCCCGGTCATCTCCGTTTCCCTGTCGCTGTAGGTCTCGTGGAAGCTGTGCTTGCCCTCGAATTTGTCCTGGGCTTCCTTGCAGCTTTTGGACTTGGCGTGAATTTCATAACTCTGGCTCACGCGCCCCTCAGCTTCCACCTCCAAACAATCCTTGACCTGGAATGAGACGGGAGGAgcgtagaatattacagcacagaaacaggccattcggccccactgctccatgccggtgtttaagctccacacgagcctcctccatctcaccctctcaccatctccttctattcctctctccctcatgtgtttatccagcttccccttaaatccatctccaccattcgcctcaactactccttgtgggagcgagttccacattctcaccactctctggggaaagaagtttctcctgaattccccgattggatttattagtgactatcttatatttatggccccccgagttctggtctcccccacaagtgggaacatcttctctccgtctaccctatcgaaccctttcataatcttgaagacctcgatcaggtctcccctcagtcttctctattgTCTCATTACAGTGAGATGAGcattgtgggagggtcggtactgagggagcgccgcactgtcggagggtcagtactgagggagcgccgcactgtcggagggtcggtaccgagggagcgccgcactgtcggagggtcagtactgagggagcgccgcactgtcggagggtcagtactgagggagcgccgcactgtcggagggtcgatactgagggagcgccgcactgtgggagggtcggtactgagggagcgccgcactgtcggagggtcagtactgagggagcgccgcactgtcggagggtcggtactgagggagcgccgcactgtcggagggtcggtactgagggagcgccgcactgtcggtgggtcggtactgagggagcgccgcactgtcggagggtcagtactgagggagcgccacactgtcggagggtcgatactgagggagcgccgcactgtgggagggtcggtactgagggagcgccgcactgtcggagggtcagtactgagggagcgccgcactgtcggagggtcggtactgagggagcgccgcactgtcggagggtcgatactgagggagcgccgcactgtcggagggtcagtactgagggagcgccgcactgtcggtgggtcggtactgagggagcgccgcactgtcggagggtcagtactgagggagcgccacactgtcggagggtcgatactgagggagcgccgcactgtcggagggtcggtactgagggagcgccgcactgtcggagggtcggtactgagggagcgccgcactgtcggagggtcggtactgagggagcgccgcactgtcggagggtcggtactgagggagcgccgcactgtcggagggtcggtactgagggagcgccgcactgtaggagggtcggtactgagggagcgccgcactgtcggagggtcggtactgagggagcgccgcactgtcggagggtcagtactgagggagcgccgcactgtcggagggtcagtactgagggagcgccgcactgtcggagggtcagtactgagggagcgccgcactgtcggagggtcggtactgagggagcgccgcactgtcggagggtcagtactgagggagcgccgcactgtcggagggtcagtactgagggagcgccgcactgtcggagggtcggtactgagggagcgccgcactgtcggagggtcagtactgagggagcgccgcactgtcggagggtcagtactgagggagcgccgcactgtcggagggtcagtactgagggagtgccgcactgtcggagggtcggtactgagggagcgccgcgctgtcggagggtcggtactgagggagcgccgcactgtcggagggtcagtactgagggagcgccgcactgtcggagggtcagtaccgagggagcgccgcactgtcggagggtcagtaccgagggagcgccgcactgtcggagggtcagtaccgagggagcgccgcactgtcggagggtcagtactgagggagcgccgcactgtcggagggtcggtactgagggagcgccgcactgtcggagggtcggtactgaggga from Heptranchias perlo isolate sHepPer1 unplaced genomic scaffold, sHepPer1.hap1 HAP1_SCAFFOLD_744, whole genome shotgun sequence includes:
- the LOC137319151 gene encoding perforin-1-like codes for the protein MPRAPSLLLLLLLLLLLSALPGARPSCEVGSANECKKAPPAPGANLAGEGYDVVRLKRTGAFAIDMGAWRNADGTCTLCRNALMGGALQRLPRAAVDWRVRQECRRKLSSAVFESASELAESSRSVVDSSWSAGLDVNLGPDKGAKVALSGTKSRLADFANRHSSSDRYSYASHNFRCKFYQYRVVHRPPLSPQFSLLLRSLPKRLNEATSFMYDQFLRTFGTHYIKGVELGGSFRDVTAMRTCQVASEGLTVEEVKDCLEVEAEGRVSQSYEIHAKSKSCKEAQDKFEGKHSFHETYSDRETEMTGGMASAGVDLFYSDDSSAFSSWLESLASQPGVIYHVLEPLHHLVRRGDPRHANLREAISRYIVRSGQGRNCTGHGCPAGARAGQRDPCSCSCREDSRVDKLCCSKGKGWGKLQVTVKQGRDLWGDYTTATDAYVKVSYGPKLKASTAVVKNNNNPVWDVTLDLGDLQVEPQLKLTVEAWDRDSGYDDDLLGACERTLTSGLHAEICYFSYGSLTFDISLTCGPYLGGATCHDYVARPG